One Lachnospiraceae bacterium C1.1 genomic region harbors:
- a CDS encoding ribulose-phosphate 3-epimerase, translating into MASMMCADYRNLEKEVHDLDEAGIDSFHIDIMDGRYVGNFAMSLNDLRCIRSLTDKPLDVHLMVEHPLNTIDLFIKSLRPGDAIYIHPEAEYHPSTTLQKITDAGMIPGIAMNPGTSVGTIFEMLQIVSRVLVMSVNPGNAGQMYLPFVREKYDRLLAIKKDMNFDVYWDGACSADKIKTFAPRGIKGFVLGTSLLFGKAESYGTIIKKIRGMEI; encoded by the coding sequence ATGGCATCCATGATGTGCGCAGACTACCGCAATCTGGAGAAGGAAGTACATGACCTGGATGAAGCCGGAATTGATTCATTTCATATTGATATAATGGATGGAAGATATGTAGGAAACTTCGCCATGTCATTAAATGACCTTAGATGTATAAGGTCGCTTACGGATAAGCCGTTGGATGTACATCTTATGGTAGAGCATCCGCTGAATACTATCGATCTCTTTATAAAATCGCTGAGACCGGGAGATGCGATATATATTCACCCGGAGGCAGAATATCATCCGTCGACAACACTTCAGAAGATAACAGATGCGGGGATGATCCCGGGAATTGCGATGAATCCCGGCACAAGTGTCGGAACTATTTTCGAGATGCTCCAGATAGTGAGCAGGGTGCTTGTAATGTCAGTCAATCCGGGAAATGCAGGACAGATGTATCTGCCTTTTGTGCGAGAAAAATATGATCGACTTCTGGCGATAAAGAAGGATATGAATTTCGATGTTTATTGGGACGGAGCGTGCAGTGCGGACAAGATAAAGACTTTTGCGCCAAGGGGCATCAAAGGATTTGTGCTTGGAACCTCGCTTCTTTTCGGCAAAGCTGAATCTTATGGGACAATCATTAAAAAGATCAGGGGGATGGAAATTTGA
- a CDS encoding glucose-1-phosphate adenylyltransferase yields the protein MIKKEMIAMLLAGGQGSRLGVLTTHMAKPAVSFGGKYRIIDFPLSNCINSGVDTVGVLTQYQPLKLNTHIGIGIPWDLDRNIGGVTVLPPYEKSTNSEWYTGTANAIYQNLEYMESYNPDYVLILSGDHIYKMDYEVMLDFHKQNNAAVTIASMPVPIEEASRFGIVVTDNDRRITAFEEKPAKPRSNLASMGIYIFSWKVLKEALIANKDESELDFGKHVIPYLHERNERMFAYEFNGYWKDVGTLNSYWEANMELIDIIPEFNLYEEYWRIFTKAENLPPQYIAKESKIEKSIIGEGTEIYGEVYNSVIGYGVTIGRDTVVRDSIIMSNTTIDDGCEINKAIIAENVSVGRKVKLGEGEEVENDTKPQIYNHGIVTIGEGTVIPEGITVGKNAVMVGSFTADDFENAELPSGKTLIKAGEGR from the coding sequence ATGATTAAAAAAGAGATGATCGCCATGTTGCTTGCCGGAGGACAGGGCAGCAGACTTGGCGTTCTGACGACCCACATGGCAAAACCGGCCGTATCGTTTGGAGGCAAGTACAGGATAATAGACTTCCCTCTGAGCAACTGTATCAATTCGGGAGTAGATACAGTCGGCGTACTGACGCAGTATCAGCCGCTGAAGTTGAATACTCATATCGGAATAGGTATTCCGTGGGATCTCGACCGAAACATCGGTGGAGTCACTGTTTTACCGCCGTATGAAAAGAGCACGAACAGCGAATGGTACACCGGAACCGCTAATGCTATTTATCAGAATCTGGAATATATGGAATCATATAATCCTGACTACGTTCTGATACTTTCCGGAGATCACATCTATAAGATGGATTATGAGGTGATGCTTGATTTCCACAAGCAGAACAATGCAGCGGTTACGATTGCTTCAATGCCTGTGCCTATCGAGGAGGCAAGCAGATTTGGAATAGTTGTGACGGATAATGACCGCCGTATCACAGCTTTCGAGGAGAAACCGGCAAAGCCGAGGAGTAACCTCGCTTCAATGGGAATCTACATATTCTCATGGAAGGTCCTTAAAGAAGCGCTCATCGCAAATAAGGATGAGAGCGAGCTTGACTTTGGTAAACATGTAATTCCATATCTCCACGAGAGAAATGAGAGAATGTTTGCCTATGAATTCAATGGCTACTGGAAAGATGTAGGAACACTGAATTCATATTGGGAAGCCAACATGGAGCTCATAGATATCATTCCGGAGTTCAATCTTTATGAAGAATACTGGAGGATATTTACTAAAGCGGAGAATCTTCCGCCTCAGTATATCGCAAAAGAATCAAAAATAGAAAAAAGTATTATCGGTGAGGGAACCGAGATATACGGAGAAGTTTACAACTCCGTTATTGGTTATGGTGTAACGATCGGGCGTGACACCGTAGTCCGCGATTCGATAATAATGAGCAATACGACCATAGATGACGGTTGTGAAATAAATAAGGCCATCATAGCTGAAAATGTCAGTGTCGGAAGGAAAGTAAAGCTGGGTGAAGGTGAAGAAGTAGAAAATGACACCAAACCGCAGATTTACAACCACGGAATCGTAACTATCGGAGAAGGAACGGTCATTCCGGAAGGAATTACGGTAGGAAAAAATGCAGTAATGGTAGGAAGCTTTACAGCAGATGATTTTGAAAACGCAGAGCTTCCGTCAGGCAAAACACTGATTAAGGCAGGTGAGGGACGATGA
- the glgD gene encoding glucose-1-phosphate adenylyltransferase subunit GlgD, whose translation MRAIGIILAGGNNHRMKELSRKRAIAAMPIAGSYRSIDFALSNMTNSHVQKVAVFTQYNARSLNQHLSSSKWWDFGRKQGGLYVFTPSITQENNLWYRGTADAIYQNLSFLKDSHEPYVIISSGDGVYKLDYNKVLEFHISKKADITVVCKEMEPSENVDRFGVVRMNEENRITDFEEKPIMAKTSVVSCGIYIIRRRQLIELIEKCAEEDRHDFVSDIIIRYRSQKRIFAYKMNEYWRNIATVKDYFQTNMDFLKSDVRNYFFKQYPDIYSKVDDLPPAKYNVGAELSNSLVSSGCIINGEVEDSVLFKKVFVGNNCVIKNSIILNDVYIGDNSHIENCIVESHGTIRANSYYKGEDGIQVVIENNDRYAL comes from the coding sequence ATGAGAGCAATCGGAATAATACTCGCAGGCGGAAACAATCACAGGATGAAGGAGCTCTCGAGAAAACGTGCAATAGCCGCAATGCCTATCGCAGGAAGCTACCGCAGCATTGATTTCGCCTTAAGCAATATGACAAATTCGCATGTACAGAAGGTAGCAGTTTTTACCCAGTATAATGCCAGAAGTCTGAATCAGCATTTGAGTTCATCAAAATGGTGGGATTTCGGACGTAAACAGGGTGGACTTTATGTATTCACTCCTTCCATAACACAGGAAAACAATCTCTGGTACAGAGGCACAGCAGATGCCATTTATCAGAACCTTTCATTTCTTAAGGACAGCCACGAGCCTTATGTGATCATTTCCTCAGGAGATGGCGTATATAAGCTTGATTACAACAAGGTACTCGAGTTCCATATCAGCAAGAAGGCTGATATAACAGTTGTCTGCAAGGAAATGGAACCTTCAGAAAATGTTGACCGATTTGGCGTGGTAAGAATGAATGAAGAAAACAGGATAACGGACTTTGAGGAGAAGCCGATAATGGCAAAGACAAGTGTTGTTTCCTGCGGAATCTACATCATCAGACGCCGTCAGCTCATAGAGCTCATTGAAAAATGTGCCGAAGAGGACAGACATGATTTCGTAAGTGATATCATTATCCGTTACAGAAGCCAGAAGAGAATATTCGCATACAAGATGAATGAGTATTGGAGGAATATCGCCACAGTAAAGGATTATTTCCAGACAAATATGGATTTCCTTAAGAGTGACGTTAGAAATTACTTCTTCAAACAGTATCCGGATATTTACTCGAAGGTTGATGACCTTCCGCCTGCAAAATACAATGTGGGAGCAGAACTTTCCAACAGCCTTGTATCTTCGGGATGCATAATAAACGGTGAAGTCGAAGATTCCGTTCTTTTCAAGAAGGTATTTGTAGGAAATAACTGTGTGATAAAGAATTCGATAATACTTAATGATGTTTATATTGGTGATAATTCTCATATTGAGAACTGCATCGTGGAGAGCCATGGAACCATTAGGGCGAACTCTTATTACAAAGGAGAAGACGGTATACAGGTAGTTATAGAAAATAACGACAGGTACGCACTATAA
- a CDS encoding galactitol-1-phosphate 5-dehydrogenase, with the protein MKAWVLHDIADIHFEEIHKPKLKAGEVLFRVKAAGICGSDIPRIYKTGAHKMPLIPGHEFSGIVEGCGEGVSKEWIGKHAAVYPLIACGKCVSCLKGKPQLCRNYDYLGSRRDGAFAEYLALPAKNLMEIRETVPFEEAAMLEPMAVAVHAMQQGISHFKEEKSQDSNVVVCGMGTIGSILTMFLIAEGFKNIFVVGNKDSQKKRAEILGIKDENFCDMRRENVTDWLRQHGGADIYFECVGRNESVSYGIDVSNAGARIVMVGNPYSDMTLSRDVYWKILRNEIFITGSWNSVFLQERNDDDWHYVKRCLEEKKIAPKKLISHRFSIDELDKGFKIMRDKTEDYCKIMMVQ; encoded by the coding sequence ATGAAGGCCTGGGTGCTGCATGATATAGCTGATATTCATTTTGAGGAGATTCATAAGCCTAAACTGAAAGCGGGAGAAGTGCTTTTCAGAGTAAAAGCGGCAGGAATATGCGGTTCTGACATACCGCGGATATACAAGACCGGCGCACATAAAATGCCTTTGATCCCGGGACACGAATTCTCTGGAATTGTCGAGGGATGCGGAGAAGGTGTTTCAAAAGAATGGATCGGAAAGCATGCTGCGGTCTATCCGTTGATAGCCTGTGGGAAATGTGTTTCCTGTCTCAAGGGAAAACCCCAGCTTTGCAGAAATTATGACTATCTGGGTTCAAGACGTGACGGGGCATTTGCTGAATATCTGGCTCTCCCGGCTAAAAACCTCATGGAGATCAGAGAGACGGTTCCTTTTGAAGAAGCTGCAATGCTTGAGCCAATGGCTGTGGCAGTACATGCCATGCAGCAGGGAATATCCCATTTTAAGGAAGAAAAATCGCAGGATTCCAATGTCGTGGTATGCGGGATGGGAACTATCGGTTCGATACTGACGATGTTTCTCATAGCAGAGGGATTTAAGAATATTTTTGTTGTTGGAAATAAGGATTCCCAGAAAAAGAGGGCTGAGATCCTTGGAATAAAGGACGAAAATTTCTGTGATATGAGAAGAGAAAATGTAACGGACTGGCTTAGGCAGCATGGCGGAGCTGATATTTATTTTGAATGCGTGGGAAGAAACGAAAGTGTTTCCTATGGAATAGATGTTTCAAATGCCGGTGCCAGGATCGTAATGGTCGGAAATCCTTATTCGGACATGACTTTGTCAAGGGATGTATATTGGAAGATCTTAAGAAATGAGATCTTTATCACGGGAAGCTGGAATTCGGTTTTTCTGCAGGAAAGAAATGATGATGACTGGCATTACGTGAAAAGATGCCTTGAGGAGAAAAAAATCGCACCTAAAAAGCTTATAAGCCACAGGTTTTCAATAGATGAACTCGATAAAGGCTTCAAGATCATGAGGGATAAAACAGAAGACTATTGTAAGATAATGATGGTTCAATAA
- a CDS encoding Ig-like domain-containing protein, producing MKMNKLVRKRIFAAALSAAMVTTAMPEAAIAETSSESGNSTTYTDEAYIDVLSKVVTVDSVAVEAETDINKYGLGTVSANLSSSSGDEVTNTSITWSSSNTNVIKFFDSDNNAFVDTLTTENADSVQFYGVGSGTATITATSSDGPEATTETITVEDSKAEWNATVAGVLVNTDTQSGKVGAMNGMVIDTMTNNKVNSKTGKCGMKKGAAKGMQIRNTILSVPVTEDAKIKVKLFQAPSTVVTSNDGSYNWEGLVADGTKVTWDAEECAYTVGFDYDTMAVAGSDMQVSTSDITTGDGSVTSFADSYAQLTFGSSDVYVTSITVETGDGISYSYTAADSYDADIAFAETDDVTLDLNGTTTVSRAASVTGDDAASVTAVYSSSNSDIAEVDSEGNVTAKAVGYTTITAKIPADTDSSSFKTASYDVYVKDTGDVEDSYNVKLNTVVTPQVNSDYDFGIIKGTGCYYNDSTHGWCFYSGSTLSFKVNGASTITVGGCQYGAAGTMVLSDGTDSVEGNYSTDCSGSTELEWTKDEAATLTLTFNSSKAYVPYIIVTSADEVSEPVTEWTAAEFAEQAVNKYEKSTGDFNGLYIDATNGKFSTNSSQWIQINAGTVLYVPITADGTLTIETYYAASTYTAGASATKMTESSAGKVYTYDVDYDTDAVSVDGYDVKFVKVTAGNNDYISTISMDYGTEDSQSENEKSTEEATEESTEEASTEASEESTEEASTEASEESTEEASTEASEESTEEASTEASEESTEEAESETTTDSWTLKGNSAVESLNGAISEDITLAGDSGNLNLTLSAEGTGVGTSVKNATKFVNHSSGLKIKNDALMISGVTGNVELTINYKNTGTSARNLEVTVGADGTTEDYALEASEEGTYTTTIDADDTNIYIGASNEIAIASITIAEVEEEEETTLTTQSVASAVKSAVSSVLGFFGLSGSDEEDTSLETASVDGVTDAYIALDFDSAPEVTESSTLAAHIFNASTGEEVDTVYSNEGEKAADATYYTGSSSTAGGVGKIAVKDNLIAVEDNTLVITPHNDENGYPVLENGTEYYVTLDEGLVSGTLKGTTISSIDDKSTFTFKTSDTTEITDGTIDVNHDGSGDFYTINGALNYLRKAEATGSWAINVAEGNYHERLFYYGDADITLDGADADLGAKVQVDWKNADDYGSGGARSRSTLLVQGTGDMVIRDMSFTNSYSRINDGDDGSTQAETLCFDSSGELIAYNSSFYSHQDTLYIGKKGTRAWFYNDYIEGDVDYIWGYADVALFENCKLKCVADEKSQSYIFASRTYTDSEANKGFVLMNSEIEIPSGMTAAYARNSGSDTQASIINNTFTGEGSLTTALYGSAPNSYTVDAAGDLAVGYKDYNNTMNGTLVDTSSRLDKCGEMTERVANREYNGRYVILNRGYDETDEKYETASELWDISAYETEFGASEDVSEGNIFIEPVAVKKLVGGNKATLTASDINGKDITDKVTWSYTEENAGIVTSADKGVFETAAGANGRITVTATYVGSAASADDSTGSGSTESGSSSESTGSADSSSESTESTDSSSESTGSTDSSSESTDSSDESTVSDDEATDDTIADDTDAEAESVSYNGRSCLADGTVLDSVKVANNAVNGYMVSQNVVVGNLEMSVNYYDGMAYRNGATVPTVVALNGKVVYEDGNLLKNVEITDGIVVKSVKFLNNRGAYLNDDATYQFKSGKAPQIVVKVAAKDKSVKSVARAMNKVLRNSEAMRYEIEPVDVQEVLNGSSIYSGYSFSLKNTKVRFTMPKYKQGALVSGKTTTKTIKSKDYTINDNGSYNFMRNFKGVSITVK from the coding sequence ATGAAAATGAACAAGTTAGTTCGCAAGAGAATCTTTGCAGCAGCTCTTTCGGCAGCTATGGTCACAACAGCGATGCCTGAGGCAGCTATTGCAGAAACGTCTTCGGAGAGTGGGAACAGCACGACCTATACCGATGAAGCCTATATTGATGTGCTTTCTAAGGTTGTTACGGTTGATTCTGTCGCTGTGGAGGCAGAGACAGATATCAATAAATACGGTCTCGGTACAGTAAGTGCAAATCTTTCGTCATCATCAGGGGATGAGGTTACAAACACATCGATCACATGGTCAAGCAGTAATACGAACGTGATCAAATTCTTTGACAGTGACAACAATGCATTTGTTGACACACTTACGACAGAAAATGCCGACAGTGTACAGTTCTACGGAGTTGGCAGCGGAACAGCAACGATCACGGCAACATCAAGTGACGGTCCGGAAGCTACTACAGAGACTATAACTGTAGAAGATTCGAAAGCTGAGTGGAATGCAACTGTTGCAGGCGTGCTCGTAAATACAGATACACAGAGTGGTAAAGTCGGTGCCATGAACGGCATGGTCATCGATACCATGACAAATAATAAAGTTAACAGCAAGACCGGTAAGTGCGGTATGAAGAAGGGCGCTGCAAAGGGAATGCAGATCAGAAATACCATTCTCAGCGTGCCCGTAACTGAAGATGCAAAAATCAAAGTAAAGCTTTTCCAGGCTCCGAGCACTGTAGTTACAAGTAATGACGGAAGCTACAACTGGGAAGGTCTTGTTGCGGACGGAACAAAGGTAACCTGGGATGCAGAGGAATGTGCATATACAGTAGGCTTTGACTACGATACCATGGCAGTTGCTGGCTCTGATATGCAGGTTTCAACCTCTGATATCACAACAGGTGACGGCAGTGTAACATCTTTCGCAGACAGCTATGCACAGCTGACCTTCGGTTCATCAGACGTTTATGTAACATCCATCACAGTAGAGACAGGTGACGGCATCAGCTACAGCTATACAGCCGCTGATAGTTACGATGCTGATATTGCCTTTGCAGAGACAGATGATGTAACTCTTGACCTCAACGGAACTACAACAGTTTCAAGAGCAGCATCCGTTACAGGTGATGATGCAGCAAGTGTAACTGCTGTATATTCTTCAAGCAACAGCGATATCGCAGAAGTTGATTCTGAGGGAAATGTAACAGCCAAGGCTGTCGGTTATACGACCATTACGGCAAAGATTCCGGCAGATACAGATTCAAGCTCGTTTAAGACAGCAAGCTATGACGTATATGTCAAGGATACCGGTGACGTTGAGGACAGCTATAATGTCAAGCTAAATACTGTTGTAACACCCCAGGTGAACTCAGATTATGATTTCGGTATCATCAAGGGAACGGGATGCTATTACAATGATTCCACCCATGGCTGGTGCTTTTACAGCGGAAGCACGCTTTCATTCAAGGTAAACGGCGCATCCACAATTACAGTGGGTGGTTGTCAGTACGGTGCAGCAGGCACCATGGTGCTGAGTGATGGAACAGACAGTGTTGAGGGAAACTATTCCACTGACTGCTCAGGCTCGACAGAACTTGAGTGGACTAAGGATGAGGCTGCAACACTTACACTTACCTTTAACAGCAGCAAGGCTTATGTTCCTTACATCATAGTAACAAGTGCAGATGAGGTTTCAGAGCCTGTTACGGAGTGGACAGCGGCTGAGTTTGCTGAGCAGGCTGTGAACAAGTATGAAAAGAGCACCGGTGACTTTAACGGACTCTATATCGATGCCACAAATGGTAAATTTTCAACTAACAGCAGCCAGTGGATACAGATCAATGCAGGAACTGTTCTTTATGTTCCGATAACCGCTGACGGGACTCTTACGATAGAGACCTATTATGCAGCTTCTACATATACAGCAGGTGCTTCGGCAACAAAAATGACAGAGTCTTCCGCAGGCAAGGTTTACACCTATGATGTGGATTATGATACAGACGCAGTTTCAGTTGACGGCTATGATGTTAAATTCGTTAAGGTAACTGCAGGCAACAATGACTATATCTCAACTATCAGCATGGACTACGGCACAGAGGACAGCCAGTCTGAGAACGAGAAGTCAACAGAAGAAGCAACTGAAGAGTCAACTGAGGAAGCAAGTACAGAGGCGTCTGAAGAGTCAACTGAGGAAGCAAGTACAGAGGCATCTGAAGAGTCAACTGAAGAAGCAAGCACAGAGGCATCTGAGGAATCAACAGAGGAGGCAAGCACAGAGGCATCTGAGGAATCTACAGAGGAAGCTGAGTCTGAGACAACAACAGACAGCTGGACCCTGAAGGGCAACAGTGCAGTTGAAAGCTTAAACGGAGCTATATCAGAGGATATCACTCTTGCCGGAGACAGTGGGAATCTCAACCTGACACTTTCGGCTGAAGGTACAGGAGTGGGAACTTCCGTAAAGAATGCAACAAAATTTGTAAACCACTCCAGTGGACTCAAGATAAAGAATGATGCCCTCATGATCTCGGGTGTAACGGGAAATGTCGAATTAACCATCAACTACAAAAATACCGGCACCAGTGCAAGAAATCTTGAAGTGACTGTTGGCGCTGACGGAACAACAGAGGATTATGCTCTTGAAGCGTCCGAAGAAGGAACCTACACTACAACAATAGATGCCGATGATACCAATATCTATATCGGAGCATCGAATGAGATCGCGATTGCTTCCATAACTATTGCGGAAGTTGAAGAAGAGGAAGAAACAACTCTCACAACACAGAGTGTTGCATCAGCTGTAAAGAGTGCAGTATCTTCAGTACTTGGATTCTTCGGACTTTCAGGCTCTGATGAGGAAGATACAAGTCTTGAAACAGCATCGGTTGACGGTGTAACAGATGCATATATCGCACTTGATTTTGATTCCGCACCGGAAGTTACTGAGTCTTCAACACTTGCAGCTCATATTTTCAACGCTTCCACAGGCGAAGAGGTTGATACAGTTTACAGCAACGAAGGTGAAAAAGCTGCAGATGCTACATATTACACAGGCTCTAGTTCAACCGCAGGCGGTGTAGGCAAGATCGCTGTAAAGGATAACCTTATCGCAGTTGAGGATAATACACTTGTTATCACACCTCACAATGATGAGAACGGATATCCGGTTCTTGAGAATGGTACAGAATATTATGTAACACTTGATGAAGGTCTTGTTTCCGGAACACTTAAAGGAACGACTATCAGCTCCATCGATGATAAGAGCACATTTACCTTCAAGACAAGTGATACAACAGAAATAACAGATGGAACAATCGATGTAAACCATGACGGCAGCGGCGATTTCTATACCATCAACGGTGCACTCAACTATCTGAGAAAGGCTGAGGCAACAGGAAGCTGGGCTATTAACGTAGCTGAAGGCAATTACCACGAGAGACTTTTCTACTATGGTGATGCTGATATAACCCTTGACGGTGCAGATGCAGATCTTGGTGCAAAAGTTCAGGTAGACTGGAAGAATGCCGATGACTACGGTTCAGGCGGAGCCCGTTCGAGATCAACACTCCTCGTACAGGGTACCGGTGACATGGTCATCAGAGATATGTCATTTACAAATAGCTACAGCAGAATAAATGACGGAGATGACGGTTCTACACAGGCCGAGACACTCTGCTTTGATTCATCGGGAGAGCTTATTGCTTATAATTCATCCTTCTACAGCCATCAGGATACACTCTACATTGGTAAGAAGGGTACAAGAGCATGGTTCTACAATGACTATATCGAGGGAGATGTAGACTATATCTGGGGTTATGCAGATGTAGCACTCTTCGAGAATTGTAAGTTAAAGTGCGTAGCAGATGAGAAGAGCCAGTCTTACATCTTCGCAAGCAGAACCTATACAGATTCTGAAGCAAACAAGGGATTCGTACTTATGAATTCCGAGATCGAGATCCCTTCCGGAATGACAGCAGCTTATGCACGTAACTCGGGAAGTGATACACAGGCTTCAATAATCAACAACACCTTCACAGGTGAAGGATCACTTACAACAGCACTTTACGGATCAGCTCCGAATTCATATACAGTTGATGCAGCAGGTGATCTTGCAGTTGGTTACAAAGATTACAACAACACAATGAACGGAACTCTCGTAGATACGAGCAGCCGTCTTGACAAGTGCGGAGAGATGACAGAACGTGTGGCAAACCGTGAATACAACGGACGTTATGTAATCTTAAACCGTGGCTATGATGAGACAGACGAAAAGTACGAGACAGCCTCCGAACTTTGGGATATTAGTGCATATGAGACAGAATTCGGTGCATCCGAGGACGTTTCAGAGGGCAATATCTTCATCGAGCCTGTTGCAGTAAAGAAGCTTGTCGGCGGAAATAAGGCAACTCTTACAGCATCTGATATTAACGGAAAAGATATTACCGATAAGGTAACCTGGAGCTATACAGAGGAAAATGCAGGCATCGTTACATCAGCAGACAAGGGAGTTTTCGAAACAGCTGCAGGTGCAAACGGACGCATTACAGTAACAGCAACTTATGTTGGATCAGCTGCATCAGCAGACGACAGCACAGGATCCGGCAGCACAGAGTCCGGCAGCAGCTCAGAATCAACAGGCAGCGCAGATTCAAGCAGTGAATCAACAGAAAGCACAGACTCAAGCAGCGAATCAACAGGCAGCACAGATTCAAGCAGTGAATCAACAGACAGTAGTGATGAGTCTACTGTAAGCGATGATGAAGCAACTGACGATACTATAGCTGATGATACAGATGCAGAGGCTGAAAGTGTAAGCTATAACGGCAGAAGCTGCCTTGCAGACGGCACAGTGCTTGACAGCGTAAAAGTAGCCAACAATGCAGTAAACGGCTATATGGTAAGCCAAAACGTAGTTGTTGGAAACCTTGAGATGAGTGTCAACTATTATGATGGCATGGCATACAGAAATGGTGCAACAGTACCTACGGTTGTTGCATTGAACGGTAAAGTTGTATATGAAGACGGCAATCTGCTTAAGAATGTCGAGATCACAGACGGAATCGTTGTAAAGAGCGTTAAGTTCCTTAACAACAGAGGCGCTTACCTCAATGATGATGCAACATACCAGTTCAAGAGCGGAAAAGCTCCTCAGATCGTTGTAAAGGTTGCAGCAAAGGATAAGAGTGTCAAGTCTGTAGCAAGAGCAATGAATAAGGTATTGAGAAACAGCGAGGCAATGCGTTATGAGATCGAGCCAGTAGATGTTCAGGAAGTTCTTAACGGCAGCAGCATTTACAGCGGCTACAGCTTCAGCTTAAAGAACACAAAAGTTAGATTTACAATGCCCAAGTATAAGCAGGGCGCGCTCGTAAGCGGTAAGACAACAACAAAGACGATTAAGAGCAAAGATTATACAATAAATGACAACGGAAGCTACAATTTTATGAGAAACTTCAAGGGAGTCAGCATTACAGTAAAATAA
- a CDS encoding IspD/TarI family cytidylyltransferase gives MNVALVLSGGIGTRLASLVPKQYINVSGKMIIIYCLQKLCRHDGIDAIHVVAEKHWWEPILTELPDVSKFKGFSLPGENRQYSILNGLRDISRYAEKSDTVFIHDAVRPMVSNKLIDDTLNALVGHDGAVPVIPLKDTVYYSEDGHSLTGCLERAKILAGQAPEAFHLGKYLEANEALSRDEMLSISGSTEPALMAGMDIVSFPGDEKNFKITTNEDLERFKDILHSNEMFEVEV, from the coding sequence ATGAACGTGGCGCTGGTATTATCGGGAGGAATCGGAACAAGGCTGGCTTCCCTGGTTCCAAAACAGTATATAAATGTTTCAGGTAAAATGATAATAATCTATTGCCTGCAAAAACTTTGCAGACATGACGGAATAGATGCAATTCATGTTGTTGCGGAAAAACACTGGTGGGAGCCGATCCTGACAGAGCTTCCTGATGTGTCAAAATTCAAAGGCTTCTCGCTTCCCGGAGAAAACAGGCAGTATTCAATACTGAATGGTTTAAGGGATATAAGCAGATATGCCGAAAAGAGCGATACAGTTTTTATACATGATGCTGTGAGACCAATGGTTTCCAATAAGTTGATCGACGATACGCTGAATGCGCTCGTAGGTCATGACGGCGCCGTGCCCGTGATCCCGCTTAAGGATACTGTTTATTACAGTGAGGACGGACATTCGCTCACAGGTTGTCTCGAAAGAGCAAAGATACTCGCAGGACAGGCTCCGGAGGCTTTTCATCTGGGAAAATATCTCGAAGCAAATGAGGCACTTTCAAGAGATGAAATGCTTTCTATTTCAGGTTCCACGGAGCCTGCACTAATGGCAGGAATGGACATTGTGAGCTTCCCCGGAGATGAGAAGAATTTCAAGATAACGACGAATGAAGACCTTGAAAGGTTTAAGGATATATTGCATTCGAATGAAATGTTTGAGGTAGAAGTGTGA
- the spoVG gene encoding septation regulator SpoVG has translation MEITDVRVRKLTNTGKMRALVSITLDDVFVVHDIKVIEGDKGLFIAMPSRKASDGVFRDIAHPINTETRSKMQELILDRYKQSLEEPQEEQREEMLAQAAGN, from the coding sequence ATGGAGATTACAGATGTAAGGGTAAGAAAACTGACAAATACAGGTAAAATGAGGGCACTGGTATCCATAACGCTTGATGATGTATTCGTAGTTCATGATATCAAGGTAATTGAAGGTGATAAGGGCTTATTCATTGCTATGCCGAGCCGTAAGGCATCTGACGGAGTATTCCGCGATATAGCTCACCCGATCAACACTGAGACACGCTCAAAGATGCAGGAGCTTATACTTGACCGTTATAAGCAGTCGCTTGAGGAGCCTCAGGAAGAGCAGAGAGAGGAAATGCTCGCGCAGGCAGCAGGCAACTGA